The Meles meles chromosome 6, mMelMel3.1 paternal haplotype, whole genome shotgun sequence genome has a window encoding:
- the RTL1 gene encoding LOW QUALITY PROTEIN: retrotransposon-like protein 1 (The sequence of the model RefSeq protein was modified relative to this genomic sequence to represent the inferred CDS: deleted 1 base in 1 codon) — protein sequence MIEPSEDSFETMMERKNPSSKQMESSEGSSNTTVGTPGSGAQEAAGAASGPAQERKELPIDLRQDMEEPSSGPHREIKDPPNDLLQDLEESCNAAHQEAGGPTGEAPGGMEEASVNPWGAQDQEVNDTDLANTEEEESPEEDSETSEIMATVRSIISLYLRMQDLREQQRVAEEILMEGISAGRLPVPSKFSGDRREYHEFIVLCQLILQSYPRMFYNDRLRVGYVMYHLSGMALEWAKALVEEDSPLMDDFPAFLEAMSGMFEYRQALRVAEDAMFNIRQGSRPAIEYINEFQGLVPTLGWSDEVLQAHLCQGLNEEIRQYLFRVPQPDSLDSLIVLVLQIEEKLAERRAMLRLPPEARPRNLTWIDSPAPERWTVSSWLPCQARPTINRDHLFLLLLVRVNPYHSVAVQALVDSGAGGSFMDEKFAQEHYVELYEKPHPKMVQGVDGSLIGDEPVWLYTEPLVCIHQNHQESIEFDIVPSPNFSVILGINWLRLHTPEVDWIQGRCTFHSPYCLQKCFRPPPPCIALERHAISLLPGLPPLYSDLADVFNPKEADDETSDQPSSDGSDDLSESEPSELQQAGDSDHSETFYECPSIAPWEPVGAGMQNSARPRDESWNSDSMLTNRQDYVQVIPELFDQLHGATWFTKLELRGTIVEEGMNINQAEDVWKAAFGFEPQEMKSYRPFPLSSDPTIPQNVLHFILKDMLGYFVLSYGRDVLVYSMSQEEHFQHVRQVLVRFRHHHVYCSLDRSQFHRHTVEFLGFVITPKGVRLNKSIVNTVTGYPTPGSKKSLRHLIEFVLPYQHFVERFHIIIEPLARLLLTELAFSWGDDEQAAFNCLKRAVRRAPLLHHPKPQNPFYLETGVTNTALHASLSQRDDQTGRRVSCAFYSRSISPIETAYSQLEMKILPIRAAFTVWCRYLENTEEPIMILLNTEDLASLNNDRLTVLLPGHWVFFFSHFNFDVMERPAQDGGRRLPPPRNLGRGASRRRAAARTRSPFSPGGSPGARSLDSTEDDEAEDAPAQGPRSRRNLQQEFLARIPIDQILHSVLAHVSVAQIRAVVLHFFRGLLFWKDTLAVAALLVLLKLKRRLAPPARARAPPRRWLRLGQATALRVPGSGLAAALAQLLAPVPPPAGPSAVPAHELAALLPRPGCAQRRALLPLSRRGLQLSPGFWLLLCDFFGVRVGHLEAARAPPRGAHPRELHVVADDDVVLREALQDDLQRYRQCGLHDGLQDTSQDERENDVQAALRPRRCLPEPSDVLAFLSRHPPRGRGTAGRADPISQELAARALIGFLTAIYARAPPAPGPAAEARLRELPRGGKDEASPQ from the exons ATGATAGAACCCTCTGAAGACTCATTTGAGACGATGATGGAGCGTAAGAATCCATCATCAAAACAAATGGAGTCCTCCGAGGGCTCATCCAACACCACCGTGGGAACACCAGGCAGCGGCGCGCAGGAGGCGGCAGGGGCGGCCAGCGGCCCCgcccaggaaaggaaagagctGCCCATTGATCTCCGCCAAGACATGGAGGAGCCATCCAGTGGCCCACATAGGGAAATAAAGGATCCACCCAATGACCTACTCCAAGACCTGGAGGAGTCATGCAACGCCGCACATCAGGAAGCGGGGGGTCCGACCGGTGAGGCACCTGGCGGAATGGAAGAAGCATCAGTCAACCCCTGGGGAGCCCAAGACCAAGAAGTCAATGACACTGACCTGGCCAACACCGAAGAGGAGGAGAGCCCCGAAGAGGATTCCGAGACTTCGGAGATCATGGCCACGGTGAGATCCATCATCTCTCTGTACCTCCGCATGCAAGACCTCAGAGAGCAACAAAGGGTAGCAGAAGAGATCTTGATGGAGGGGATCAGCGCGGGCCGACTCCCCGTCCCATCCAAATTCTCTGGCGACCGCAGAGAATACCACGAGTTCATCGTGCTCTGCCAGCTGATCCTGCAAAGCTACCCACGCATGTTCTACAACGACCGCCTGCGAGTGGGGTACGTCATGTACCACCTCTCGGGCATGGCCTTAGAGTGGGCCAAAGCCCTGGTGGAGGAAGACAGTCCCCTGATGGACGActtccctgccttcctggaggCCATGTCAGGTATGTTCGAGTACCGACAGGCACTGCGTGTGGCCGAAGACGCCATGTTCAACATCAGGCAGGGGAGCCGCCCCGCCATCGAGTACATCAACGAGTTCCAGGGCCTGGTACCCACCTTGGGCTGGTCGGACGAGGTCCTCCAGGCCCACCTGTGCCAGGGGCTCAACGAGGAGATCAGGCAGTACCTGTTCCGGGTCCCGCAGCCCGACTCGCTGGACAGCCTGATCGTGCTCGTCCTGCAGATAGAGGAGAAGCTGGCGGAGAGAAGGGCCATGCTCAGGCTGCCCCCGGAGGCCCGCCCACGGAACCTGACCTGGATCGACTCACCTGCCCCGGAGAGATGGACGGTCAGCAGCTGGCTGCCGTGCCAAGCCCGGCCCACCATCAACCGCGACCAtctcttcctgctgctgctggtcagGGTGAACCCCTACCACAGCGTCGCGGTCCAGGCCCTGGTGGACTCGGGGGCGGGCGGCAGCTTCATGGATGAGAAGTTTGCCCAGGAGCACTACGTGGAGCTCTACGAGAAGCCCCACCCGAAGATGGTCCAAGGCGTGGACGGCTCGCTGATCGGCGACGAACCTGTCTGGCTCTACACCGAGCCCCTGGTGTGCATCCATCAGAACCACCAGGAGTCCATCGAATTCGACATCGTCCCGTCCCCCAACTTCTCCGTCATCCTAGGCATCAACTGGCTCCGGCTCCACACCCCCGAGGTCGACTGGATCCAGGGCCGCTGCACCTTCCACTCTCCCTACTGCCTGCAGAAGTGCTTCCGCCCGCCCCCACCATGCATCGCGCTAGAAAGACATGCCATCAGCCTGCTGCCCGGACTGCCGCCCCTGTACTCCGACCTGGCCGACGTGTTTAACCCGAAGGAAGCAGATGATGAGACTTCCGACCAGCCAAGCTCAGACGGATCCGATGATCTTTCTGAATCAGAGCCCTCTGAGCTTCAGCAGGCTGGAGACAGTGATCACAGCGAGACCTTCTACGAGTGTCCCTCCATCGCGCCGTGGGAACCTGTGGGTGCCGGGATGCAAAACAGCGCCAGGCCGCGGGACGAAAGCTGGAACTCAGACAGCATGCTGACTAACAGACAGGACTACGTACAGGTGATCCCAGAACTATTCGACCAGTTACACGGAGCTACGTGGTTCACAAAGCTGGAGCTGCGGGGGACCATCGTGGAGGAGGGCATGAACATAAACCAAGCAGAGGATGTATGGAAAGCAGCATTCGGGTTCGAGCCCCAAGAGATGAAGAGCTACCGGCCCTTCCCGCTATCCTCAGACCCGACCATCCCTCAGAACGTGCTCCACTTTATCCTAAAGGACATGCTCGGCTACTTCGTGCTCTCCTACGGCCGGGACGTCCTGGTCTACTCCATGAGCCAGGAGGAGCACTTCCAACACGTGCGGCAAGTCCTGGTCCGCTTCCGACACCACCACGTCTACTGCTCGCTGGACAGGAGCCAGTTCCACCGGCACACTGTCGAGTTCCTGGGATTCGTCATAACCCCCAAAGGGGTGAGGCTCAACAAAAGCATCGTGAACACCGTGACGGGCTACCCCACCCCGGGCTCTAAGAAGTCCCTGCGACACCTGATCGAGTTCGTCCTGCCCTACCAGCACTTCGTGGAGCGCTTCCACATCATCATAGAGCCCCTGGCGCGCCTGCTGCTCACCGAGCTCGCCTTCTCCTGGGGAGACGACGAGCAGGCGGCCTTCAACTGCCTGAAGCGGGCCGTCCGCAGGGCGCCCCTCCTGCACCACCCCAAGCCGCAGAACCCCTTCTACTTGGAGACGGGCGTCACCAACACGGCTCTGCACGCGTCCCTGAGCCAGAGAGACGACCAGACCGGCAGGAGGGTGTCCTGCGCCTTCTACTCCCGCAGTATCTCGCCTATCGAAACCGCCTACTCTCAACTGGAGATGAAGATTCTTCCAATAAGGGCTGCCTTCACGGTGTGGTGCCGCTACCTGGAGAACACCGAGGAGCCCATCATGATCCTTCTCAACACAGAGGATCTAGCCTCTCTGAATAATGACAGGCTCACCGTACTTCTCCCCGGGCATTgggtcttcttcttctcccacttcAACTTCGACGTCATGGAGCGGCCGGCCCAGGACGGCGGTCGCCGCCTGCCGCCCCCGAGAAACCTGGGCCGTGGGGCTTCGCGGCGCCGCGCTGCCGCCCGCACCAGGTCCCCGTTCAGCCCGGGAGGGTCCCCGGGGGCTCGGTCCCTGGACTCCACGGAGGACGACGAGGCGGAGGACGCCCCCGCCCAGGGCCCGCGGAGCAGGCGGAACCTCCAGCAGGAGTTCCTGGCTCGGATCCCCATCGACCAAATCCTGCACAGCGTCCTGGCCCACGTCAGCGTGGCCCAGATCCGAGCGGTGGTCCTGCACTTCTTCCGCGGCCTGCTGTTCTGGAAGGACACCCTGGCCGTGGCCGCGCTCCTCGTGCTGCTCAAGCTCAAGCGGCGCCTGGCGCCGCCCGCGCgcgcccgcgccccgccccgaCGCTGGCTGCGCCTCGGCCAGGCGACCGCGCTCCGCGTCCCCGGCAGCGGCCTGGCCGCCGCCCTGGCGCAGCTCCTCGCCCCGGTGCCCCCGCCCGCGGGCCCCAGCGCCGTCCCGGCGCACGAGCTGGCCGCGCTGCTCCCGCGCCCCGGCTGCGCGCAGCGACGCGCGCTGCTGCCCCTGAGCCGCCGGGGCCTGCAGCTGAGCCCCGGCTTCTGGCTGCTGCTGTGCGACTTCTTCGGCGTCCGCGTGGGCCACCTGGAAGCGGCCCGCGCCCCCCCGCGGGGAGCCCACCCCCGGGAGCTGCACGTCGTGGCGGATGACGATGTCGTCTTGCGAGAAGCCCTGCAAGACGACCTGCAACGTTACCGTCAGTGTGGCCTGCATGACGGCCTGCAAGACACCTCGCAGGACGAGCGG GAGAACGACGTGcaggcggccctgcggccccgccGGTGCCTCCCCGAGCCCTCTGACGTCCTGGCCTTCCTGAGCCGACACCCGCCCCGCGGCCGCGGCACCGCCGGCAGGGCCGACCCCATCTCCCAGGAGCTGGCCGCCAGGGCCCTGATCGGCTTTCTGACCGCCATCTACGCCCGcgcgcccccggcccccggccccgcgGCCGAAGCCAGGCTGCGAGAGCTGCCCCGCGGCGGCAAGGACGAGGCGAGCCCCCAGTGA